In Crassostrea angulata isolate pt1a10 chromosome 4, ASM2561291v2, whole genome shotgun sequence, one genomic interval encodes:
- the LOC128181536 gene encoding P2X purinoceptor 7-like, translating into MTSEVRQHSPHCYQTSLSSLLSNTQQIIHSSKFKIMETLEDEIPNVDLSDAENIRPYQFEPLANTSETPRSATPDNDSSDVEDFQDRQVNTNWCECGICISMATQQECICCQEIAAISAEVEAGAHQCITESPIFTDNCLNRHVLHVSMYEYLQNVGPIDDNQPSHQVYRHLAYRRFVRWIWHFLGKSNRKILPACVVSKIRETFPSEQYCGFRYAR; encoded by the exons ATGACGTCAGAGGTTCGCCAGCACTCTCCCCACTGTTATCAAACATCACTCTCCTCTCTGTTATCAAACACACAGCAAATCATTCATTCAAGCAAGTTTAAAATAATGGAAACACTGGAAGATGAAATTCCAAACGTTGATCTTTCTGATGCTGAAAACATTAGACCGTATCAGTTTGAACCTTTGGCTAACACTAGTGAAACTCCAAGAAGTGCTACACCAGACAATGATAGTTCTGATGTAGAGGACTTTCAGGATAGACAAGTCAATACTAATTG GTGTGAATGTGGCATTTGCATTTCCATGGCAACTCAACAAGAGTGCATTTGTTGTCAGGAAATAGCAGCAATTAGTGCAGAAGTTGAGGCAGGGGCCCACCAATGCATAACAGAAAGTCCAATATTTACAGACAATTGTCTAAATCGACATGTTTTACACGTTtcaatgtatgaatatttacaaaatgtggGACCAATCGATGACAATCAACCATCTCACCA GGTATACAGACATCTTGCCTATAGACGGTTTGTCAGGTGGATATGGCACTTCTTAGGAAAAAGCAACAGAAAAATATTACCTGCATGTGTGGTATCCAAAATAAGAGAGACATTTCCATCAGAACAAT